The following proteins are co-located in the Apium graveolens cultivar Ventura chromosome 5, ASM990537v1, whole genome shotgun sequence genome:
- the LOC141661274 gene encoding AP2/ERF and B3 domain-containing transcription factor At1g51120-like, translating to MFGKASGSNSLSHNQSCTKPARHDKTIHSSSFKGVVALMNENWAAHLYINHNWICIGIFKTEEEADMAYESTTAKLLIDSLHKNLLKTDNIAQEPNFQKQVCIADSLSCRSVNIFEAQRQQDCTRTRLFEKVLTPSDVGRLSRIGIPKIYASCFSCDSHELALYDQSMTLWNFRYGVCKGSNSHVLSSGWKDFVQAKDLRSADKVIFFKCEHFETGSVVHSSFAIDVEYNANRVTTRKSCFHNRNFRWHTKKIR from the coding sequence ATGTTCGGGAAAGCTTCAGGTTCGAACAGTTTGAGTCATAATCAATCATGTACCAAGCCTGCAAGGCATGATAAAACTATTCATAGCTCCAGTTTTAAGGGAGTCGTTGCTCTAATGAATGAAAACTGGGCAGCACATCTTTATATAAATCATAACTGGATTTGCATAGGGATTTTCAAGACAGAGGAGGAAGCTGACATGGCATATGAAAGCACAACCGCCAAACTTTTGATTGATAGCCTCCATAAAAACTTGCTAAAGACAGACAACATTGCACAAGAACCAAATTTTCAGAAACAAGTCTGCATTGCTGATAGCCTTTCTTGCAGGTCTGTCAATATTTTCGAGGCACAGAGGCAACAAGATTGTACACGTACCCGTCTATTTGAAAAGGTACTTACTCCTAGCGACGTAGGTAGGCTCTCCAGAATTGGTATTCCGAAAATTTATGCTAGTTGCTTTTCATGCGATTCCCATGAGCTAGCTTTGTATGACCAGTCGATGACACTGTGGAATTTTCGCTATGGTGTCTGTAAGGGAAGTAACAGTCATGTCTTATCTAGTGGCTGGAAAGATTTTGTGCAAGCAAAGGATCTGAGATCAGCGGACAAAGTTATTTTCTTCAAGTGTGAGCATTTTGAGACAGGGTCAGTTGTTCACAGTTCTTTTGCTATTGATGTGGAATATAATGCTAATAGAGTCACTACAAGAAAATCCTGTTTTCACAACAGAAATTTTCGTTGGCATACAAAGAAAATCCGTTAG